A stretch of the Marinobacter sp. JH2 genome encodes the following:
- a CDS encoding iron-siderophore ABC transporter substrate-binding protein, which produces MTNFYRPLRHLMIMAACIAVLLLATRLAAADLRSVETKYGSLKVDGTPTRIVTLYEGALDAAIASGAQPVGAIITRGGTSVAEYILPLAGNIQIVGTPREINIEAVIALQPEIILASAQTNRQQYELLSAIAPTVVPDVTPYQRDSWIQETRLFARALGREAQGEAAIRKVQDRIEDVSKQVSANVLKDQRDASVVRWMPQGALVMASGIFSATLVESVGFEVNDSSLVQEGRPHSHPLSEENLSMIDQNWLFLATLNADGQEALKAAKRSPAFNRLQAVEDEQVVPVDGQTWTSAAGPLAASEILNTIEAAIGRHNL; this is translated from the coding sequence ATGACGAATTTCTACCGCCCTTTGAGGCATCTAATGATCATGGCGGCCTGTATTGCTGTCCTACTTCTGGCGACAAGGCTGGCCGCCGCCGATCTTCGTTCCGTCGAAACCAAATACGGCTCCTTGAAAGTAGACGGCACGCCCACGAGAATTGTCACGCTGTATGAGGGGGCTCTCGATGCGGCGATTGCCTCCGGTGCCCAGCCGGTGGGCGCGATTATTACCCGAGGCGGCACCTCGGTGGCTGAATATATCCTGCCTCTAGCTGGCAACATCCAGATCGTCGGTACGCCCCGAGAGATTAATATAGAAGCGGTGATCGCCCTGCAACCGGAGATCATCCTCGCCTCTGCACAGACCAATCGACAGCAATATGAGCTGCTCTCCGCGATTGCTCCCACGGTGGTGCCTGATGTGACGCCGTACCAGAGAGATTCCTGGATTCAAGAAACCCGGCTGTTTGCCAGGGCCCTGGGAAGAGAAGCGCAAGGGGAGGCCGCCATTCGCAAGGTGCAGGACCGTATCGAAGATGTCTCGAAGCAAGTCAGTGCCAATGTGCTCAAAGACCAGCGCGATGCCTCCGTAGTTCGCTGGATGCCCCAAGGCGCGCTGGTGATGGCATCCGGTATCTTCTCAGCCACTCTGGTCGAGAGTGTCGGCTTTGAAGTGAACGACAGTAGTCTTGTACAAGAAGGGCGGCCTCACAGCCATCCGCTGAGTGAGGAAAACTTGTCGATGATTGATCAGAACTGGTTGTTCCTTGCCACCCTCAACGCCGATGGTCAAGAAGCGCTGAAAGCCGCCAAACGATCCCCGGCTTTTAACCGTTTGCAAGCCGTTGAAGATGAACAGGTGGTGCCGGTGGATGGCCAAACATGGACCAGTGCTGCCGGTCCCCTGGCCGCCTCGGAAATTCTGAATACTATTGAAGCGGCGATTGGCAGGCACAACCTTTGA
- a CDS encoding ligand-gated channel protein, which translates to MNDSVPVFCRRLARPGAVFAVSLTAMPVLAGEPHELSELVVSATGYEQELTDAPASISVINREKIERGVYKDITDVLRDVPGVIVTGGGAGDNGADITMRGMPAAYTLLLVDGKRVSSRESRPNGSAGFEQDWLPPMGAIERIEVIRGPMSTLYGSDAIGGVINVITRKVPETWGGELQLDTVLQENQDSGNIFQTNFHVGGPLVPDMLGLQIYGRQYNREEDRIINGFEEKELQSVTGRLSFTPKQGHDIVLESGIVDQRRRSFAGVSGPVDGCRGGCTDSDTSHFRKYYSLSHVGRWDLGTTNSYVQQESVENEGRQMEITNTTAKSSLVVPLGNHMVTVGASYEKEALDDKTSNRISDLTEVEGSKWALFAENEWMLTEDFALTGGVRLDEDENYGSHVSPRLYGVWKMAPRWTLKGGVSTGFRSPNLREIVPDWGQVSRGGNIYGNPNLKPETSLNKEVSLHYTVPGGLRGNVTLFHNDFEDKITRITCPIDICTDGPNQFGSDPTYRVNVDDAVTQGVEVGFNSPIGTNLEVGATYTYTDSEQKSGEYEGEPLTQLPEHLATLSLNWFPSDRLSPWIKATYRGKESQPNTGPSQGALIAPSYTMLDSGLGYQLTDNAQVKAGVYNLFDKEITDEKYGLVEDGRRYWLALNIGF; encoded by the coding sequence ATGAACGACTCAGTACCTGTTTTCTGCAGACGGTTGGCACGCCCCGGGGCCGTGTTCGCAGTGTCCCTCACCGCGATGCCAGTGTTGGCGGGGGAGCCGCACGAGCTCTCGGAGCTGGTGGTCAGTGCCACCGGGTACGAGCAGGAGCTGACGGATGCACCTGCGTCGATCAGTGTGATTAACCGAGAGAAGATCGAGCGTGGGGTTTATAAGGACATCACCGACGTCCTACGTGATGTACCGGGCGTTATTGTGACGGGTGGCGGTGCCGGGGACAACGGTGCCGATATCACCATGCGGGGCATGCCAGCTGCCTATACGCTATTGCTGGTGGACGGCAAGCGGGTATCCAGCCGCGAAAGCCGGCCGAATGGCAGCGCTGGCTTTGAGCAGGATTGGCTACCGCCGATGGGGGCGATCGAACGAATTGAGGTCATCCGCGGGCCCATGTCCACTCTGTATGGCTCTGATGCCATTGGTGGTGTGATTAACGTGATCACTCGCAAGGTGCCCGAAACCTGGGGTGGTGAACTGCAGTTGGATACCGTCCTGCAGGAAAATCAGGACTCCGGCAATATTTTTCAGACAAACTTTCACGTGGGCGGTCCGCTGGTGCCTGACATGCTCGGACTGCAGATATACGGCCGGCAATACAACCGTGAGGAAGACCGGATTATCAATGGATTTGAGGAAAAGGAACTGCAGAGCGTGACCGGCCGCCTGTCCTTCACCCCGAAACAGGGTCACGACATCGTACTGGAATCCGGTATTGTGGATCAGCGTCGCCGTTCGTTTGCCGGTGTTTCCGGGCCGGTGGATGGCTGCCGCGGGGGCTGTACGGATTCCGACACGAGTCACTTCCGAAAATATTATTCCCTTTCTCATGTCGGCCGCTGGGACCTTGGAACCACGAATTCCTACGTTCAACAAGAATCTGTTGAGAACGAAGGCCGTCAGATGGAAATCACCAACACGACTGCCAAAAGCAGTCTGGTGGTGCCACTGGGAAACCATATGGTGACGGTGGGTGCGAGTTATGAAAAAGAGGCGCTGGACGACAAGACGTCGAACCGGATATCCGACCTGACGGAAGTGGAGGGTTCCAAGTGGGCGCTATTTGCCGAGAATGAATGGATGTTGACCGAGGACTTCGCTCTGACCGGTGGAGTTCGCCTGGATGAGGACGAGAACTACGGCAGCCACGTCAGCCCTCGGCTTTACGGCGTTTGGAAAATGGCCCCCCGCTGGACACTGAAGGGCGGTGTTTCCACTGGTTTCCGCTCACCTAACTTGCGGGAAATTGTACCTGACTGGGGGCAGGTCAGCCGCGGCGGTAATATCTACGGCAACCCGAACCTTAAACCGGAAACCTCCCTTAACAAAGAAGTGTCTTTACACTACACCGTGCCCGGGGGGCTGCGTGGTAACGTTACCCTGTTCCACAACGACTTTGAGGACAAGATTACCCGCATTACCTGCCCCATCGACATCTGCACGGATGGCCCCAACCAGTTTGGTTCCGACCCTACCTACCGCGTTAATGTGGATGACGCCGTTACTCAAGGCGTGGAAGTAGGCTTTAACAGCCCCATTGGCACAAACCTGGAAGTTGGCGCCACCTACACCTACACCGACTCCGAGCAGAAGAGCGGTGAATATGAGGGGGAGCCGCTAACCCAACTGCCAGAGCACCTCGCAACGCTGTCACTGAACTGGTTCCCTTCCGACCGGCTGTCTCCGTGGATCAAGGCCACCTATCGTGGCAAGGAAAGCCAGCCTAACACCGGCCCCTCTCAGGGTGCCCTGATTGCACCGTCCTATACCATGCTGGACAGCGGCTTGGGTTATCAGTTAACCGATAACGCCCAGGTCAAGGCAGGGGTATACAACCTGTTTGACAAGGAAATTACCGACGAGAAGTACGGCCTGGTCGAAGATGGTCGCCGTTACTGGCTGGCGCTGAACATCGGCTTCTGA
- a CDS encoding LysR family transcriptional regulator has product MYDLKELEAFAAVVRSGSLSLTARELNLPKSTLSRRIRQLEAEVGQSLLRRESNQLIPNEAGQMFYRYCDEILGLARQGSEALNELHEVITGELVLRSHEAFIRGWFAQVVETFLAQHSSVNVRVYTQTETPDDQMDGICLWLGGPGENRLRQERLGSLSQGIYGHPEYLERWGRPQAPGDLQQHTWVDLLGQREGAPPLSLHHSIHGSYPLQPAASCLRFDQFCLQGDAIVRQSGLGLMPHWMVERRLQAHPETLELCLPEWQGPSLPIWLLYPYGNLPRRTRAFLAHLRESLPPTWCNRRAA; this is encoded by the coding sequence ATGTATGACCTGAAAGAACTTGAAGCCTTCGCCGCTGTGGTCCGTTCCGGCAGTCTGAGCCTAACCGCTCGTGAACTGAACCTACCCAAATCCACACTCAGTCGCCGAATCAGGCAACTGGAAGCGGAGGTGGGACAATCTCTGCTCCGGCGAGAATCCAATCAGCTGATCCCCAACGAAGCCGGACAAATGTTTTATCGGTATTGCGATGAGATACTAGGACTGGCCAGGCAGGGCTCAGAAGCGCTGAACGAGTTACACGAGGTGATTACAGGCGAGTTAGTTCTACGTTCCCATGAGGCGTTTATTCGGGGCTGGTTTGCGCAGGTGGTGGAAACATTCTTGGCACAGCATAGTAGCGTCAACGTCCGGGTGTACACCCAGACAGAAACACCGGACGACCAGATGGACGGCATTTGCCTATGGCTCGGCGGCCCCGGGGAGAACCGACTGCGCCAAGAACGGCTGGGCTCCCTCAGCCAGGGCATATACGGCCACCCCGAGTATCTCGAAAGGTGGGGTAGGCCACAGGCACCCGGAGACCTGCAGCAACACACTTGGGTAGATCTGCTCGGCCAACGTGAGGGAGCACCGCCACTCAGTCTTCATCACAGCATCCACGGCAGTTATCCTCTGCAACCAGCGGCTTCGTGCCTTCGGTTCGACCAATTCTGCCTCCAAGGTGATGCCATTGTCCGCCAAAGCGGCCTCGGACTGATGCCCCACTGGATGGTAGAGCGCCGCCTGCAGGCCCACCCCGAAACTCTGGAACTGTGCCTGCCGGAATGGCAGGGGCCCTCACTGCCTATCTGGCTGCTCTATCCCTACGGCAACCTGCCGAGACGCACCCGGGCTTTCCTCGCACATCTGAGGGAGTCCCTGCCCCCCACTTGGTGTAACCGACGGGCTGCGTGA
- a CDS encoding ABC transporter substrate-binding protein → MTRIKRMALAATIGATLVLPAFATASDAKLGIISFNHGSLDTLEALGLGNHVLAVPKQSLPGYLSKFASDEYPDAGGLKSPSLAVIDKLKPNLLLITGRQGDRLENVAEGIKVVNVDLPEGGFAEGVNTRVLELAARFDATERAEQALNELWNYTEAQKLTIEDSPQVLVITHNDGKYGLRQESVVTDLLELSSPEIPEGTKTFTHGTRTFTPLTPEVIATMAPDVVLVVDRSASIGQPGLKKATLVGQLETAGMDETNVTILSPGLWYLSGGGLQSIRLQIEEVLEAVR, encoded by the coding sequence ATGACACGCATTAAACGCATGGCCCTTGCGGCCACCATAGGCGCCACTCTTGTCCTTCCGGCCTTTGCGACAGCAAGCGATGCAAAGCTCGGCATCATCAGTTTCAATCATGGCAGCCTTGATACCTTGGAAGCCCTCGGTCTTGGCAACCATGTCTTGGCCGTCCCCAAACAAAGTCTCCCAGGTTATCTGTCAAAGTTCGCCAGTGACGAATACCCTGATGCGGGCGGTCTAAAATCGCCTAGCCTTGCGGTCATCGACAAACTAAAACCAAATCTTTTGCTGATCACCGGTCGCCAAGGCGACCGGCTTGAGAACGTGGCAGAGGGCATTAAGGTCGTCAACGTCGACCTACCTGAGGGCGGGTTCGCGGAGGGTGTTAACACGAGGGTACTAGAACTGGCCGCTCGATTCGACGCAACTGAACGCGCCGAGCAGGCCCTGAACGAGCTTTGGAATTACACGGAAGCGCAGAAACTGACCATTGAAGACTCGCCACAAGTGCTGGTTATCACCCACAACGATGGCAAATACGGTCTGAGGCAGGAATCGGTGGTTACCGACTTGCTGGAACTTTCATCACCCGAGATTCCCGAGGGCACGAAAACCTTCACCCATGGGACCCGTACCTTCACGCCGTTAACACCCGAGGTGATTGCCACCATGGCCCCGGATGTCGTCCTGGTAGTGGATCGAAGTGCATCCATCGGCCAGCCAGGGCTGAAAAAAGCCACGTTGGTTGGCCAATTGGAGACGGCCGGCATGGACGAAACAAATGTGACAATCCTGTCGCCAGGGCTGTGGTACCTGTCCGGTGGCGGACTTCAAAGCATTCGTCTACAGATTGAGGAGGTGTTGGAGGCGGTTAGGTAA
- a CDS encoding NAD(P)H-dependent oxidoreductase, whose translation MTLKLQTIICSTRPGRIGSSVAEWFSTAANEQGGFESELVDLADFNLPVYDEANHPRMQKYEHEHTKAWSKSVSRADAFVFVIPEYNFCPPPSFVNALNYLYNEWNYKPCGFVSYGGVSGGLRSAQAAKQLVTTLKMMPMTEGVMVQMPWERLDEDRQFQAEEVHAHSAAAMLGEMVKWTKALKALR comes from the coding sequence ATGACTCTCAAGCTTCAAACCATTATTTGTAGCACTCGCCCTGGCCGGATCGGATCATCGGTTGCAGAGTGGTTCAGCACAGCTGCGAACGAACAGGGCGGATTTGAAAGTGAGCTTGTCGACTTGGCGGATTTCAATCTGCCGGTTTATGACGAGGCGAATCACCCTCGCATGCAGAAGTATGAGCACGAGCACACCAAAGCCTGGTCGAAGAGCGTTTCCCGGGCCGATGCCTTTGTGTTTGTGATCCCGGAGTACAACTTCTGCCCGCCGCCGTCGTTCGTGAACGCGCTGAACTACTTGTACAATGAGTGGAATTACAAACCTTGCGGCTTCGTTAGCTATGGAGGCGTATCAGGCGGGTTGCGTTCCGCTCAGGCTGCCAAGCAGTTGGTCACCACGCTGAAAATGATGCCCATGACCGAGGGCGTTATGGTGCAGATGCCGTGGGAGAGGCTGGATGAAGATCGTCAGTTCCAGGCTGAAGAGGTTCACGCCCATTCCGCCGCCGCGATGCTGGGCGAAATGGTTAAGTGGACGAAAGCTCTGAAGGCCCTGCGTTGA
- the putA gene encoding bifunctional proline dehydrogenase/L-glutamate gamma-semialdehyde dehydrogenase PutA, translating to MSLQQSAVKELHEIRQALRDNYLADEYEVIHRLIEQAQLSDETRQAISVRAAELVRDVRDNAKPTIMEKFLAEYGLTTKEGVALMCLAEALLRVPDNFTIQDLIEDKITSGNWGAHVGKAKSGLINSATLALLMTSNLLKDSERQSVGDTLRHLVKRLGEPVVRVAAGQAMKEMGRQFVLGRDIEEAQENGQEMEEQGYTYSYDMLGEAARTDADAERYFQAYAKAIESISKRCEGDVRTNPGISVKLSALLARYEYGQKERVMNELVPRALELAKKAAAANMGFNIDAEEQDRLDLSLDVIEAIFADPALDGWDGFGVVVQAFAKRASQTLDWLYALAEKHNRRIMVRLVKGAYWDAEIKRAQVMGLEGFPVFTRKACSDVSYLSCTTQLLGMTDRIYPQFATHNAHSVSAVLELAKDLSRDKFEFQRLHGMGESLHDQVLKASKVPCRIYAPVGAHKDLLAYLVRRLLENGANSSFVNQIVDTSITPEEIAKDPIDAVNALGREVSSQMIVKPADIFGEQRRNSKGWDLTDPVTVAELNEGRGKYKTHQWQGGSVTVSAPKGGEVVDVRNPADLDDVVGQITYASEADVDAAVEAARAGFKDWAAVPAEKRAALIRKVGDLYEENVDELFALTTREAGKSLFDAVAEIREAVDFAMFYANEGIRYKDAGEARGVICCISPWNFPLAIFTGQILANLAAGNTVVAKPAEQTSLLAVRAVELMHEAGIPKDAIQLLPGDGGTVGAALTSDSRIEGVCFTGGTDTAKLINKAMTKNMAPDAPLVAETGGMNAMIVDSTALPEQVVRDVLASSFQSAGQRCSALRMLYVQKDIAEGLLEMLYGAMEELGIGDPWELSTDVGPVIDEESRKKINDHCKKFEQQGKLLKKLPVPEKGMFVSPAVLQVSGIEEMEEEIFGPVLHVATFEAKDIDKVVDAVNAKGYGLTFGIHSRVDRRIEHIASRIKVGNTYVNRNQIGAIVGSQPFGGEGLSGTGPKAGGPQYVRRFIKGNVTEKLAGEGKAVGARKVQKLIDQLAKLDVPAAEGRQQALSPFFGDVPAPLDLGHEEMPGPTGEQNHLSCHARGVVLCLGPDTATAVEQAGVALSQGNKVVVVAPGAEKTLSRVINAGLPVVATDGLLEPEALTQIGGYEAVVSVAEKPLLKQYREALSVRDGALLPVITEYTLDQRYVIERHLCIDTTAAGGNASLIASAE from the coding sequence ATGAGTTTGCAGCAATCCGCGGTAAAAGAGCTCCACGAAATTCGTCAGGCCCTTCGCGACAACTATCTGGCGGACGAGTATGAAGTGATTCACCGACTGATTGAGCAGGCTCAGCTGTCTGATGAAACGCGCCAAGCGATATCTGTCCGAGCGGCAGAGTTGGTGCGCGATGTGCGTGACAACGCCAAGCCAACGATTATGGAAAAATTCCTGGCTGAGTACGGGCTGACCACCAAAGAAGGCGTGGCGTTGATGTGCCTGGCCGAGGCGCTGCTTCGGGTTCCCGATAACTTCACCATCCAGGATCTGATTGAGGACAAAATCACTTCTGGCAACTGGGGAGCCCACGTGGGCAAGGCCAAATCTGGCCTGATTAACTCCGCCACGCTGGCTTTGTTGATGACCAGTAACTTGCTTAAGGATTCGGAGCGCCAAAGCGTAGGCGATACATTGCGCCACTTGGTTAAGCGTCTGGGCGAGCCTGTGGTTCGTGTGGCTGCAGGGCAAGCCATGAAGGAAATGGGCCGTCAGTTTGTATTGGGTAGGGACATTGAAGAAGCTCAGGAAAATGGCCAGGAAATGGAAGAGCAGGGCTACACCTACTCCTACGATATGTTGGGAGAAGCTGCGCGCACGGATGCCGATGCTGAACGTTACTTCCAAGCCTATGCCAAAGCCATCGAGAGCATCAGTAAGCGCTGTGAAGGTGATGTACGCACTAATCCGGGTATCTCCGTAAAGCTGTCGGCATTGCTGGCGCGCTACGAGTACGGCCAGAAAGAACGCGTGATGAACGAGTTGGTACCACGGGCGCTCGAGCTGGCTAAAAAAGCCGCTGCAGCGAATATGGGTTTCAACATCGACGCGGAAGAGCAAGATCGTCTGGACCTTTCGCTGGATGTTATTGAAGCGATTTTTGCGGATCCCGCGCTCGACGGCTGGGACGGTTTTGGTGTGGTGGTTCAGGCTTTTGCTAAACGCGCCTCACAGACGTTGGATTGGCTGTATGCGCTGGCTGAGAAGCACAACCGCCGTATCATGGTGCGCCTGGTGAAAGGTGCCTACTGGGATGCCGAGATCAAACGCGCTCAGGTGATGGGGCTTGAGGGCTTTCCTGTATTTACCCGTAAAGCCTGCAGTGACGTTTCCTACTTGTCATGCACGACTCAACTACTCGGTATGACCGATCGTATTTACCCACAGTTCGCCACCCACAACGCGCATTCCGTATCCGCGGTTTTAGAGCTGGCGAAAGATTTGAGTCGGGATAAGTTCGAGTTTCAGCGCCTGCATGGTATGGGTGAGTCTCTGCACGATCAGGTGCTTAAGGCAAGCAAAGTACCCTGCCGGATCTACGCACCGGTGGGCGCCCACAAAGATCTGCTGGCCTACTTGGTTCGCCGGTTGCTGGAAAACGGCGCGAACAGCTCCTTCGTTAACCAGATTGTCGATACCAGCATTACACCGGAGGAGATCGCCAAAGATCCCATCGATGCAGTGAATGCGCTGGGTCGCGAGGTTTCCAGTCAAATGATTGTGAAGCCGGCGGATATCTTCGGCGAACAGCGCCGTAACTCGAAGGGGTGGGATTTGACAGACCCTGTAACGGTTGCCGAACTGAACGAAGGGCGAGGCAAGTACAAAACGCACCAGTGGCAGGGTGGCTCGGTAACTGTGTCGGCACCGAAGGGTGGCGAGGTGGTTGACGTTCGCAACCCGGCGGATCTGGACGATGTGGTAGGACAGATTACTTATGCCTCCGAAGCTGACGTTGATGCCGCAGTGGAAGCGGCCCGCGCCGGTTTCAAAGACTGGGCAGCTGTACCTGCAGAAAAGCGTGCGGCACTGATCCGTAAGGTCGGTGATTTGTACGAAGAGAACGTGGACGAACTGTTTGCTCTGACCACCCGGGAGGCTGGTAAGTCTCTGTTTGATGCGGTGGCGGAGATTCGTGAGGCAGTAGACTTTGCTATGTTCTACGCCAACGAAGGTATCCGGTACAAAGACGCCGGGGAGGCTCGAGGGGTGATTTGCTGTATCTCACCCTGGAACTTCCCGCTGGCCATCTTCACTGGCCAGATTCTGGCGAACCTGGCGGCCGGTAACACCGTAGTCGCGAAGCCTGCCGAACAGACCTCTTTGCTGGCAGTGCGTGCGGTTGAATTAATGCACGAAGCCGGTATTCCGAAAGACGCGATCCAGCTCTTGCCGGGTGACGGTGGCACCGTGGGTGCGGCACTGACATCGGATTCACGCATTGAAGGGGTTTGCTTCACCGGCGGAACCGATACCGCCAAGCTGATCAATAAGGCGATGACCAAGAACATGGCCCCCGATGCACCGCTGGTTGCTGAAACCGGTGGAATGAACGCCATGATCGTGGATTCCACCGCCTTGCCTGAACAGGTGGTGCGCGATGTGCTGGCTTCTTCGTTCCAGAGTGCGGGCCAACGTTGTTCAGCCTTGCGTATGCTTTACGTGCAGAAAGACATTGCCGAAGGCTTGCTCGAAATGCTTTACGGCGCGATGGAGGAGCTCGGTATCGGCGACCCTTGGGAGTTATCTACCGATGTCGGGCCTGTTATTGACGAGGAATCTCGCAAAAAGATCAACGATCACTGCAAGAAATTCGAACAGCAGGGCAAATTGCTCAAAAAGCTGCCGGTGCCGGAAAAAGGTATGTTCGTTTCACCTGCAGTTCTGCAAGTAAGCGGAATCGAGGAAATGGAAGAAGAAATCTTTGGTCCGGTGCTGCACGTTGCCACGTTTGAAGCCAAAGATATCGACAAAGTGGTAGATGCGGTCAACGCTAAAGGCTACGGCCTGACTTTCGGGATTCACAGCCGGGTGGATCGTCGTATCGAGCATATCGCCAGCCGTATCAAAGTCGGTAACACGTACGTTAACCGCAATCAGATCGGCGCCATTGTCGGTTCTCAGCCCTTTGGTGGTGAAGGATTGTCTGGAACCGGTCCGAAAGCGGGTGGCCCGCAGTACGTACGTCGCTTTATTAAAGGCAACGTTACGGAAAAATTGGCCGGTGAAGGCAAAGCCGTTGGCGCCCGAAAGGTGCAAAAGCTGATTGATCAGCTAGCTAAGCTTGATGTCCCTGCGGCAGAAGGTCGCCAACAGGCTCTGAGCCCGTTCTTTGGTGACGTTCCGGCACCGCTGGATCTCGGCCACGAAGAAATGCCAGGGCCGACCGGTGAGCAGAACCATCTATCTTGTCACGCTCGGGGTGTTGTCTTATGCCTCGGGCCTGATACAGCTACGGCAGTCGAGCAGGCCGGTGTGGCGTTGTCGCAAGGCAACAAAGTTGTGGTGGTGGCTCCGGGGGCTGAAAAAACGCTGTCACGAGTGATCAATGCGGGTCTTCCGGTTGTTGCCACTGACGGTTTGTTGGAGCCAGAGGCGCTGACACAGATTGGTGGCTACGAAGCCGTTGTTAGCGTCGCGGAAAAGCCGCTGCTGAAGCAGTACCGCGAAGCGCTTTCAGTCCGGGACGGAGCTTTGTTGCCAGTGATCACTGAGTACACGCTGGACCAGCGTTACGTCATCGAGCGCCACCTTTGCATAGACACCACGGCTGCCGGCGGTAACGCCAGCCTGATTGCTTCAGCGGAATAA
- a CDS encoding Lrp/AsnC ligand binding domain-containing protein, which translates to MSDLDRIDLAIVRELQNNGRMTVIDLASRVGLSKTPCQIRMRRLEEQGYITGYSAMVNQTKLGHSHIAFAQVTLSDTSSKALAAFNDAVKKISAVEQCHMMAANFDYLLKIRTRNMAEYRQVLGEQISSLPHVLQTSTFVVMENVKDRGL; encoded by the coding sequence ATGTCGGATCTCGACAGGATCGACCTTGCCATCGTTCGAGAACTGCAGAACAACGGACGCATGACCGTTATTGACCTCGCGTCCAGAGTAGGGTTATCCAAGACCCCCTGTCAGATACGCATGCGCCGTCTCGAAGAGCAGGGTTACATCACGGGCTATTCGGCGATGGTGAACCAAACAAAGCTGGGCCACTCCCACATCGCTTTTGCCCAAGTGACTCTGAGTGACACGTCGAGTAAGGCCTTGGCAGCGTTCAACGATGCCGTTAAGAAGATTTCTGCCGTAGAACAATGCCACATGATGGCCGCCAATTTTGATTATTTGCTGAAGATTCGTACGCGAAATATGGCAGAGTATCGCCAAGTTCTGGGGGAGCAAATCTCGAGCCTGCCCCATGTTCTGCAAACCAGCACCTTTGTTGTCATGGAAAACGTAAAAGACCGAGGCTTGTAA
- a CDS encoding sugar diacid recognition domain-containing protein, which yields MTTLDQATAQRIVDRAMPVIGHSVNVMTPEGIIIASGDSLRVGAIHQAARQVAKSCAPVVITEQEACRYTGTRAGVNVPVEVGGKIVAVVGISGSPDKVLPFADLVRVTAELILEQASLIEVSRQRRHQIENTLLALLKGEPVSNHWLKQLSIDLSKSRIAVVLEASQPHLPWLTDITSLARDLERVEPEALVIQTPDQKVVCFFIEKSPKDAMNAAIARLPKNIAVSASAATGAAFSNNLKACYESAEATLQAAKQRFQAPARAHYETYPMATLWRSLQPDWQQDQLTQALRPLLNHARSDQYLKTLRTFIHSDGDIQRCAEQLHLHRNSVRYRLKGIEALTGWSPFRLEDLVFLYMALESNHQLVQLHNDIK from the coding sequence ATGACGACGCTTGATCAAGCCACCGCCCAGCGCATTGTGGATCGTGCGATGCCCGTGATCGGCCATTCGGTCAACGTGATGACACCCGAGGGCATCATCATAGCGTCCGGTGACTCTCTGCGCGTGGGAGCCATTCATCAAGCGGCACGGCAGGTGGCCAAATCCTGTGCCCCTGTGGTGATCACAGAGCAAGAGGCCTGCAGATATACCGGCACCCGAGCCGGCGTGAACGTGCCGGTTGAAGTGGGCGGCAAGATCGTAGCCGTTGTCGGCATCTCGGGCTCACCAGACAAAGTGCTACCATTTGCAGACTTGGTAAGGGTCACCGCCGAGCTGATCCTGGAGCAAGCCTCGTTAATCGAAGTCAGTCGCCAACGCCGGCATCAAATCGAAAACACCTTGCTGGCATTGCTGAAGGGCGAGCCGGTTTCAAACCATTGGCTTAAGCAACTCTCGATTGATCTCAGCAAATCCCGAATTGCCGTGGTCTTGGAAGCCAGCCAGCCTCACCTGCCGTGGTTAACCGATATCACCTCGTTGGCTAGAGATTTAGAACGGGTTGAGCCCGAGGCTCTTGTCATTCAGACCCCCGATCAGAAAGTTGTTTGCTTTTTTATCGAAAAATCACCAAAAGATGCCATGAATGCCGCAATAGCGCGGCTTCCTAAGAATATAGCAGTGTCAGCATCGGCTGCTACTGGCGCCGCATTCAGCAACAATCTCAAAGCTTGCTACGAATCGGCCGAAGCGACCCTGCAGGCCGCCAAACAACGTTTCCAAGCGCCTGCTCGCGCACACTACGAGACGTACCCTATGGCCACTCTATGGCGAAGCTTGCAGCCTGATTGGCAACAAGATCAACTCACCCAAGCACTTCGCCCTCTACTCAACCATGCTCGTAGCGATCAATACCTCAAGACGCTTCGCACGTTTATTCATTCCGACGGCGATATCCAACGATGTGCGGAGCAGCTTCATTTACATCGCAATTCCGTTCGCTATCGCCTAAAAGGCATTGAAGCTTTAACGGGCTGGTCCCCGTTCCGGCTCGAAGACCTCGTGTTCCTATATATGGCATTGGAATCAAACCACCAATTAGTGCAACTGCACAATGATATCAAGTAA